The following coding sequences are from one Gossypium raimondii isolate GPD5lz chromosome 4, ASM2569854v1, whole genome shotgun sequence window:
- the LOC128040358 gene encoding uncharacterized protein LOC128040358, producing MLPINYESWHKMPDSNKNQALDNINARFALEVSDTYVKKALGKRWRDHKSTLKKDYYKKKTTLEEKLQNVPPGMLRYQWEEAIRFWQSKKGEELSSGQKFGRLQLFEITHRKKDGSPMTPEAGEIMEKLKDKKAEYEAIASSESFFHLEDIDNQIIAEVLGPAREAEQSRKYDEL from the exons atgttgcctatcaactacgagtcatggcataaaatGCCCGACagtaacaaaaaccaagccctcgataatattaat gcgaggtttgctttagaggtctcggatacttatgtaaagaaggcattgggaaaaagatggagagaccacaaaagcactttaaagaaagattattataagaaaaaaacaaccctcgaagagaaattgcaaaatgtcccgccgggtatgctgaggtaccaatgggaagaagCGATTAGATTTTGGCAatcgaagaaaggcgag gaactgtcgtccggtcaaaaatttggacgccttcaactttttgaaattacacataggaagaaagatggatctcctatgactcctgaagctggtgaaattatg gaaaaactaaaggataaaaaggcggagtacgaagcgattgcttccagtGAGAGTTTttttcatcttgaagacattgataaccaaATTATtgctgaagttttgggtccagcgagggaagcagaacagagcagaaagtacgacgaactctAA